The DNA segment ATTTCGGCGCTGGCGATCGGCAACCTGTCCACCGAAGCCAGCATCGCCCTCGACGCGACCAGCGTGGGGTCGGGCGCGGCGGTGGTGAGCGTGCAGACGGTCGAGGACGGCGCGTCGCTGAGCGCTCGGACCGACTCGCCCATCGGCAATCAGAGCCAGGTCGAAGTGTGGGGCTTCCCCGCGCAGATCGTCGACTCGTCCATCAACACCGACGGCAACGTGTTCAGCGCGCGGGTTTTCGGCAATCTGGTCGACGGCACGGGTAACTCGCTGGATGTCGATGCGACCACGATCACCAGCAACAATCTGGTTCCTGGCAACGGGTCGGCGAACAATCGTAGCCTGCCGGGCAACACCGCATTCGCCGACATGCTCGTGATCAACGACCAGTCGGTCGAGGATCTGGAAGGCTCGGTCGTCACGGCGGTCAACGGCCAGGCGGCCGATGCCGGCCAGGGGGATTTGGTGTTCGTGCGGATCGGCCTCAGCGATCAGTTCGCGCTGAGCAACACGGATTTCACCATCAACGACAATCAGGGCGTGGTCGCCGCCACGCTCAACCAGGCGGTGTCCTCGGCCACGGTCGCTGCCGTGACGAACAACGCGGGAACGGCTCTGCTCAACGTGCAGTCGGTGCGCGACGAAGACGGCAATGGCAGCTCGGCCGGCCTCGTCGCCAACCAGTATGACGCGGACATGACGCTGAGCATCGGCGCCAATGCGGACGGCGCGCCCCTATCCATCGCCGATGGCAATTTCGAGATCGTCAGCAATGATCTGCTGGCGTCGGGCCGTGTCAATCTGGCGACCAACACGGTCGCGGTCTCCGGCCAGAGCCAGACCATCGTCGGCAAGCAGACCGCCGGCCAGGAAACCGCGGTGCTGGACGTGCAGGTGGAGACGTTCGGCGTGACGTCGCTGTTGAACGACCAGTCCTTCGTCGATCTGTCGCCCACGGGAATCGGCAGCGGCGTGGGCGTGGTGAACGACAATTCCGACTTCAGCATGGTGATCGCGACGGACGGCGCTTTCGCCAACAGCGTCGCACAGATCGATGACAACACCATGCGCGTCCAGGCCCTGGGCAACGATGCCAGCAACAGCCTGACCGTGGCGATCGACACGTTCGACCTGTCGCAGGCGGCGGTCGGTGCGACTCCGCTCAACCTCTCCCTCGGCAGCCTCGTCTCGCGTCAGGAAGGTATCACGGACACCGCGGCCGATGGCGAGATGCTGGCCAACGCCATCAGCGTGCGCGCAATTCTGGACATGAGCGACGTGACCGGCTCCATCTCCGGCGCCGACATCACCACCGATGGCAACAGCATGCGCACCATCGCGCGGACCAACAACGTCACCAACGTGCTGACCGCCACGGGCACCACCCTGCCGGACGTGGAAGGCGTGACCGCGCCGTCGGCGGCCGTGCTCGACGACACGAGCGGCGTCGCCATCGTGTACACGGACGCGGTATTCGGGGTCGCCTCCCAGCAGACCAATGGCATCGACATCACGTCGGTGATCGAAGGCTCGGGCGGCGGCACGCCGTCAGGCATGCGCATCGTCGCCGATGGCGCCGCCACCATCGACGGCACCGATCTGTCGGCCAGCGGCAACGCCATCGTGGCGGAAGCGCGCGGCAACGACTCGGGCAACGGCGCGTCGCTGAATTACACCAGCAACAGCGCGCAGGTCTTCGTCACCAACGTTCAGCAGGTCACCGACTACGATCCGTTCATCGAGGCGCGCGTGTTCGATGCCGAGATTCTCGTCGACGTGGATGGCGACACGATCGGCATCGCGCCGGTGATCAACGCGTCCAGTGTCGTGCTGGACGGCAACGCCATCGCCGCGCTGGCCTCGTCCAACCGCACCACCAACAGCGTCAGCGTCAGCGGCACCAACGTGCTCAGCGGATCGGACGCGGCGTCGCGAGGCGTGGTCATTGATAACGGCCTGTCGCCGCTGATCGGCGTCACCGGCGACATCGCCCTGATCAATGCGCAGGGCGCGACCGCGTTCACCTCGCCCGACCAGGACGAGGAACTGCTGGCGGTGGTCGATACCGCGAACATCGTGGCGGACGTCGCGACCCTCAACACCGGGTCGGTGAGCATCGACAACAACGTGGTGCTCAGCCAGGGCATCGTCCAGAACGCCAGCAACACGCTGGCGCTGAACGCCTCGGCCAATGTGGGCGCGGTGGGCGATACCCCGAACGCGCTCCTGATGTCCTACCAGGCCTTCGCGGATGATTCCGAGGTCAACACCGATACGTTCGACGTGACGATCGGCGTCATCGACGCGGCCAACACGGGCGCCGTCGAGGGCATCGCGGACATGGCGGATCTGGGCAGCGCCTCGGCGTCTGTCGCCGGCAACTCCGTCTCCGGCGTCGCCATGGGCGGCACCGCGACCAACCGTCTGACGGTGACGGCCGGCGCCGAAATCGTCGGCGGCACGGCCGCGCCGGTCCTGACGGTGGGCAACCCGGAGAATGATCCGGTCACGTTCCAGAATGCCGATTACACGGTGGTCAACCTTCAGGTCGGTCTGACTGACGGCAGCGACATCGAAGCCGACGTCGACAACACCCTGATCGGTGTCAGCATCGCTTCCGACATCGCCAATGACAGCCTGACGGTCGACAACAATCTGGTGCAGGCGCAGGTCCGCGGCTTCGCCTCGACCAACACGCTGGCGTTGACCGCCGGCTCGTCGAGCGACGCGACGGCACAGGTCGGCAACCTGCAGTTCGTCGACGGCTTCGACGATATCCAGGGCGAGATCACCGACACCACGATCATCGCCACGGTCGATGGCGGCGCGCTGAACAGCGGCGTCAGTGTCTCGGACAATCTGGTGTCCGCCTCCACCGCGGGCAACACGGCGCTCAACGCCCTGTCGACCACGGCGCAGGCGACCCTTCAGGAATCCAGCGGCGCGGGCTCGGTGCTCACACCGGGCGGCGCGGTCGAAATCGCGGTGACCGGCACCGATTACGCGGTCCTCAACCGCCAGTCGGTGAGCGATGTGGGTGAAATCGACTCGACCATTGGCAACGCGGCGGTCGGCATCGACGACCTGTCTGGTGCCGGCGGTGTCGACGCCACGGCGCTCGACGTGAATGGCAACACCCTGCTCGCATCGGCGACGGCCAATGACGCGGTCAACTCGCTGGTCCTGAACACGGGTACGTTCCAGCACCCGTCCTCGTCCATCGCCAGCCTGCAGACCACCAGCGATACCACCGTCAGCGCCTCGGCGAGCAATGTGAGTGTCGGTGTCGGCCTGGGCGGCGGCCTGCTCTCGGGCACCAGCAGCAACAGCAGCGTGACCGTTCGCGGCAACGTGGTGGGCGCCACGGCCATCGGCAACAGCGCGGTCAGCGCCATCAGCGGCAACTGATCCGCCAGAACTGGAAATGTCGCGGGCCGGCGTGCGAACGCCGGCCCGTTTCTTTTCCGCGAGGCTTCTATGGGAAGCCGGTCCACGATCTGTATGATGTGGCCGCGATTCATCCACGGTGAAGGAGAGCGCCCATGCGCATCGGCATTCTGACGGGTGGCGGCGACGTTCCCGGTCTCAACCCCTGCATCAAGGCGGTGGCCGGCAGCGCCGCCGAACTGGGCTGGGAGACCATCGGCTTTCGCCGGGGCTGGTCCGGTCCCCTCGAAATCGATCCGGACGATCCCGAATCCGTGGATGCTCACACCATCATCCTGGACCGGGGCCGCGTGCGCGGCATCGATCGTACCGGCGGCACGATCCTGCACACCTCGCGCACCAATCCGGGCCGGGTCGCCGTGAAGGACCTGCCGCCCTTCATCGAGGCACCTTACGCCGTCGATGACAATGCGCGCATCGATTGCACCGACCACGTGCTCGAGGTGATCGACCGTCTGGGCATCCAGGCGCTGATCGCGATCGGCGGCGACGACACTCTGTCCTATGCGGCGCGGCTGCATCAGGAGGGCGTGAAGGTCATGGCGTGTCCGAAGACCATGGACAATGACGTCTATGGCACCGATTACTGCATCGGCTTCGGCACCGCCGTCAGCCGCAGCGTCGACGCCATCGACGCGCTGCGCACGCCGACCGGCAGTCACGAACGGATCGCCGTCATCGAGCTGTTCGGCCGCAACAGCGGTGAGACCGCGCTGATCTCGGGCTATCTGGCGGCGGCCGACCGGGTGCTGATCAGCGAAGTGCCCTTCGACGTCGAGAAGGTCGCCGAACTGATCATGCAGGACAAGGCGGCCAATCCCGCCGGCTACGCCATGATCGTGATTTCCGAGGGCGCCACCATCCGCGGCGGCCGCACCGTGGAAAGCGGCGAGGAAGACCCGTACGGCCACCGCAAGCTCGGCGGCATCGGCAATATCCTGGGCGAGGAAATCAAGCGGCTGACCGGTCAGGGCATCGTCAACCAGTCGCTGGCCTATCTGATGCGCGCCGGTGCGCCGGACGCGCTGGACCGCATGGTCGCCTCGGCCTATGGCACCATGGCGGTGCAGAAGCTGGCGGCGGGCGAAAGCGGCCTGATGATGGCGATCCGCGACGGCAACTACGAGACCGTGCCCATCGACACCTGCATCCAGGGCAAGAAGCGCGTCGACGTGGCCCAGCTCTATGATGCCGACGCCTACCGCCCGGTGATCCGCCAGGTGCAGGGCAAACCCATGTTCCTGTACTGACGCGCCTCAGGGGCGCATGTGGAACAACGTCTTCCCGGCGGTCCTCAGCGGGGCCGCCAGGTTGGCGAACTCGCACAGCAGTGGCCGCGTCTCGCGCGGGTCGATGATGTCCTCGATCAGGAACGCCTCGGCGGTCCGGAATGGCGACCGCACCCGGTTGAGCCGTTCCTCGATATCCCGGCGCATGGCGGCCGGGTCCTCGGCCTCGCTCAATTCCTGGGTGTAGGCGGCCTCGATGCCGCCTTCGATGGGCAGCGAGCCCCAGTCGCCGGACGGCCAGGCATAGCGGTAATGCAGCCGTTCATGATTGGTGTGGGCCGATCCCGCGACGCCGAACGCCTTGCGGATGACCACGGAACACCAGGGCACCGTGGCCTGATAGACCGCCGCCAGGGCGCGCGAGCCGTGGCGGATGGTCGCCGCCATCTCGTGCTGCACGCCGACCGCGAAGCCCGGATTGTCGACCAAGTGGACCACCGGCAGATGGAACGTCTCGGCCATGTCGACGAAGCGGATACATTTGTGCGAGGCATCGGCGGTCCAGCCGCCGCCATAATGATACGGGTCGCTGGCCAGCACGGCGACGGGCCAGCCGTCGAGGCGGGCCAGGCCGGTGATGAGGGGGCGGCCGTTGAACTTGCCGATCTCCATGAACGAGCCCTTGTCGAACACAGCGTCCAAAATCTTGCGCATCTTGTAGACCTTGCGCCGGTCGCGCGGGACGACGGAAATCAGCGATTCCTCGCGCCGGTTGACGTCATCCTCCTGGGGGCCGCGCGGCGGCAGCTCGTGCACGCTCGGCGGCAGATAGGACAGGAAACGCCGGGCGCAGGCCAGCGCGTCGTCCTCGCTGGCGACCTCGTCATCGACCGAGCCGTTGCGGGTGTGCATCCAGCTGCCGCCCAGCTCCTCCTTGGTGACGTCCTCGCCCACATGCCGCGCGACGGGCGGGCCGGCGACGAAGACCTGGCTCATGTCCTTCACCATCACCGAATAATGGCTGGTGACCAGACGCGCCGCGCCGAGGCCCGCGACCGGGCCGAGCGCCAGGCCGACGACGGGAACCTGGGCCATGTTCGCCACCACATAGTCCCAGCCGGGATTGCGGGGCAGATAGGTTCTTCCGTCCTTCTCCAGCGTCTTGACCGATCCACCGCCGCCGGTGCCGTCGATCAGCCGGACCAGCGGCAGACGCAGCTCCAGCGCCATCTGTTCGGCCATGGCCTGCTTGGCCCAGATCGCCGCGTCCGAGGCGCCGCCCCGAACGGTGAAGTCGTCGCCCTGCACCACCACGGTGCGACCGTCGATGCGGCCGCGTCCCATGACCGTGTTGGCCGGCATGAAGTCGACGAGATTGCCGTCCTCGTCATACTGCGCCTTGCCGGCGATACCGCCGACCTCGCGGAACGAGCCGGGATCGAGCAGCTTGTCGATGCGCTCGCGCACCGTAAGCTTGCCGCGTGATTTCTGTTTGAGAACCTTGTCCTCGCCGCCCATTTTCAGGGCCATGGCCTCGCGCCGGCGCAGTTCTGCGACGTCAGCTTCCCAGCTCATCCGTGTCTCCCCATGTGACGGAGGACCATTCTCACGGATAACGCCGGGGCATGCAATTGGGCAGCTGCTACCGGATTTTCCTTACCCGGTCACCCCGGCGTTGTTCCGGGACCTGCCGATATGCCAGGCGCGATGATGATGCAGGTCTGCCGGCGTCAACGCGCGCTCACACACGATCATTTCCGGACAGGCGCAGGCCCGGAACGAGTCCGGGGTGACGGCAGAGGCCGCTAGAGCGGCTTCGGCTGCTCCAGCGGTTGATCCTCGCCGTCGAGCGGAATGTCACCGGGATGACGCAGGGCGTGCACGAGGTGCTGTATCGTATGGGTGGCGCCGTCGCCGGCCCGGTCCGCCGCCGCGACCGTGTCGAGCGCTTCCCTCATCTGGGCCTCGGTCACCACGCCACTGCGCAGTAGCGCGATCCAGATGGCCGCGATCTGCCGGTCGGCGTTGGTGCCTGGTGGGGTTCCGGTATTCATGATGTCTCCTGAAAGGTGGGCGTGCGCGGCGCGGCGAAAGGTCCGCCGGCTACTGCACGAGCTTGGCGGCGGTCGCCAGCGTGTCCTCGGTCTGCGCGGTCGCCTGGTCGAGCGTATCCGCGACCAGTTCGCTCGCTCCGGTCGCGGCGGTTCGGGTCTGGCCGCTCAGGGCGCCCCATAACTCCGCCTGCGCCTTGCGCCCGATTTCCGCCAGTTCGCCCATGTTCTGGATGATCAGCATGGTGTTGGCGCGTGTCGCCTCCATGGACTGCTCGATCACGTCGCTCGGCTTGCCGGTCGCCATGGCCGCGGTCCGCATGTTGTTCAGCGCCGCGAGCGCGATGCCCTGCTGTTGCTGCATGACCTCGCGGGCGGTGTTGGCGCCGATGCGCGCCATTTCGCCCATGGCCTGAAGCGGCCCGCCCGTGGACAGGCCGCTCATGGGCTTGAACGCGTCGAAGAAGTTGGGAAAGGGGGTCGCAACCATGGGATTCTCCTCAATCGAGCCTGGCCGCGTGCGCGGCGTCCTCTGAGAGGAACACGCGCCGGCTCCAATCGATCC comes from the Iodidimonas sp. SYSU 1G8 genome and includes:
- a CDS encoding ATP-dependent 6-phosphofructokinase codes for the protein MRIGILTGGGDVPGLNPCIKAVAGSAAELGWETIGFRRGWSGPLEIDPDDPESVDAHTIILDRGRVRGIDRTGGTILHTSRTNPGRVAVKDLPPFIEAPYAVDDNARIDCTDHVLEVIDRLGIQALIAIGGDDTLSYAARLHQEGVKVMACPKTMDNDVYGTDYCIGFGTAVSRSVDAIDALRTPTGSHERIAVIELFGRNSGETALISGYLAAADRVLISEVPFDVEKVAELIMQDKAANPAGYAMIVISEGATIRGGRTVESGEEDPYGHRKLGGIGNILGEEIKRLTGQGIVNQSLAYLMRAGAPDALDRMVASAYGTMAVQKLAAGESGLMMAIRDGNYETVPIDTCIQGKKRVDVAQLYDADAYRPVIRQVQGKPMFLY
- a CDS encoding carboxyl transferase domain-containing protein; translated protein: MSWEADVAELRRREAMALKMGGEDKVLKQKSRGKLTVRERIDKLLDPGSFREVGGIAGKAQYDEDGNLVDFMPANTVMGRGRIDGRTVVVQGDDFTVRGGASDAAIWAKQAMAEQMALELRLPLVRLIDGTGGGGSVKTLEKDGRTYLPRNPGWDYVVANMAQVPVVGLALGPVAGLGAARLVTSHYSVMVKDMSQVFVAGPPVARHVGEDVTKEELGGSWMHTRNGSVDDEVASEDDALACARRFLSYLPPSVHELPPRGPQEDDVNRREESLISVVPRDRRKVYKMRKILDAVFDKGSFMEIGKFNGRPLITGLARLDGWPVAVLASDPYHYGGGWTADASHKCIRFVDMAETFHLPVVHLVDNPGFAVGVQHEMAATIRHGSRALAAVYQATVPWCSVVIRKAFGVAGSAHTNHERLHYRYAWPSGDWGSLPIEGGIEAAYTQELSEAEDPAAMRRDIEERLNRVRSPFRTAEAFLIEDIIDPRETRPLLCEFANLAAPLRTAGKTLFHMRP